A window from Leptospira meyeri encodes these proteins:
- a CDS encoding NADase-type glycan-binding domain-containing protein, protein MRYPSPKTFLIIIAICLPIFAEPLNPPSLSSSSQLLPKSKKYTPIFAMDGKLKTSWVEGADGEGIGETLQIKYKSPINFRSLSIYNGFGDPKLWAANNRIKKLKISTEDGNEEIVTLKDSLSLQMIEFKSELRAKEISLTIQEVYKGTNTENTAIAELTFNSEQAGSALVPPKNTWAIGKWKTKSNIARIQLHNDGTCEMGYETAKMLCTWTEKGDKVIVSLEATLPLTNTDILEIKRRGNPSDPTLEINGKHEFISNKDGV, encoded by the coding sequence ATGCGTTATCCAAGTCCAAAAACTTTTCTAATAATAATCGCCATCTGTCTGCCCATTTTTGCAGAACCTCTCAATCCTCCAAGCCTCTCCTCTTCGAGTCAACTGTTACCGAAATCAAAAAAATACACACCAATCTTTGCCATGGATGGAAAACTCAAAACGAGTTGGGTCGAAGGAGCAGATGGCGAAGGGATTGGGGAAACCTTACAAATCAAATACAAATCACCGATCAATTTTCGTTCGCTCTCCATCTACAATGGGTTTGGTGATCCTAAACTTTGGGCTGCCAACAATCGAATCAAAAAACTAAAAATTTCCACAGAGGATGGGAACGAAGAAATTGTTACTTTGAAGGATAGTTTGTCTCTTCAAATGATTGAATTCAAATCCGAACTTCGGGCCAAAGAAATTTCTCTCACCATCCAAGAAGTTTATAAAGGCACCAATACGGAAAACACAGCCATTGCGGAACTCACCTTCAACTCAGAACAAGCGGGATCAGCCCTCGTCCCTCCCAAAAATACTTGGGCCATTGGAAAATGGAAAACAAAATCGAATATTGCAAGGATCCAACTTCACAACGATGGAACTTGTGAAATGGGTTACGAAACCGCAAAGATGTTATGTACTTGGACAGAAAAAGGGGATAAAGTCATCGTGAGTCTAGAGGCAACCCTCCCTCTTACCAATACAGATATTCTGGAAATAAAACGCAGGGGAAATCCTTCTGATCCAACTCTTGAGATCAATGGAAAACATGAATTTATTTCTAATAAAGATGGAGTATAA
- a CDS encoding thiolase family protein, with protein MKVTQKIVLAAPARTPFAQIGKALSQYSGHHLGKIVGEEVMKRSGLKPTDIDGVIVGEGFSNAPNSARVIANLLGLPMEIPCLTVANNCVSGLEAVAEATRRISLGEGKVFLVIGEESQTSMPFVVKNARLNKKTNSLDSLVKLLPNDLPEGVELRDTLEDGLGDGETSFGMQVTAEILAQNYTLSRETQDKVAYESFKRAFDATQEGRYKPYIMEVKDDEGNPLQADEAVLLREGLVKNPTRMGRAMLLFDNPQMKFDQFKEKYSKYLKKSHGPTLSIFNASPRSDGAAGIIVASEDAAKKLGLTAKAYINGFNMRGVDPNLMGLGQAEATVALLGETGDKIENIDIIEIHEAFAATAVAALEEIKTRTGLDWEKKFDEKKINPNGGSISIGHPFGATGVRLLHNAIMDFDENKDVKKVLVTACAHGGIAGSMIVERA; from the coding sequence ATGAAAGTAACACAAAAGATAGTACTCGCAGCACCTGCACGAACTCCTTTTGCTCAAATTGGAAAGGCACTCTCGCAGTACTCAGGCCACCACCTCGGAAAAATCGTAGGTGAAGAAGTAATGAAACGCAGTGGTTTGAAACCTACTGATATTGACGGTGTGATCGTTGGAGAAGGTTTCTCTAATGCACCTAACTCTGCACGTGTGATTGCAAACTTACTTGGGCTTCCTATGGAAATTCCATGCCTTACTGTTGCAAACAACTGTGTATCTGGTTTGGAAGCAGTGGCTGAAGCAACTCGCCGTATTTCACTTGGTGAAGGAAAAGTTTTCCTAGTCATCGGTGAAGAGTCACAAACATCTATGCCATTTGTTGTTAAAAATGCACGTCTTAACAAAAAAACAAACAGTTTAGATTCTCTTGTAAAACTTCTCCCAAATGACCTTCCAGAAGGTGTGGAACTTCGTGATACACTAGAAGACGGACTTGGTGATGGTGAAACTTCTTTCGGTATGCAAGTAACGGCAGAAATTCTCGCACAGAACTACACACTATCTCGTGAAACACAAGACAAAGTAGCTTACGAGTCTTTCAAACGTGCATTTGATGCAACTCAAGAAGGTCGTTACAAACCATATATTATGGAAGTAAAAGACGATGAAGGTAACCCTCTTCAAGCAGATGAGGCAGTTCTTCTTCGTGAAGGTCTTGTGAAAAACCCAACTCGTATGGGTCGTGCGATGTTACTCTTTGACAACCCTCAAATGAAATTTGACCAGTTCAAAGAAAAATATAGCAAATACTTAAAGAAATCTCATGGACCTACTCTTTCGATCTTCAATGCAAGTCCACGTTCCGATGGAGCGGCTGGTATCATTGTAGCTTCTGAAGATGCGGCGAAAAAATTAGGTCTTACTGCAAAAGCTTACATCAACGGTTTTAACATGCGTGGTGTTGATCCAAACCTTATGGGTCTTGGCCAAGCAGAAGCAACGGTAGCTCTTCTTGGAGAAACTGGTGATAAAATCGAAAACATCGACATCATCGAAATCCACGAAGCATTTGCTGCAACTGCAGTAGCGGCTCTGGAAGAAATCAAAACTAGAACTGGCCTTGATTGGGAAAAGAAATTTGATGAGAAAAAAATCAATCCTAACGGTGGATCGATCTCCATTGGACACCCGTTTGGTGCAACTGGTGTGAGACTCCTTCACAACGCCATCATGGACTTTGATGAAAACAAAGACGTGAAAAAGGTACTTGTGACTGCATGTGCACACGGTGGGATCGCAGGATCAATGATCGTTGAAAGAGCTTAA
- the cutA gene encoding divalent-cation tolerance protein CutA, producing MEDSLEYYTVYVTFASEDEAKQIAKVVVTDRLAACVNIIKGMHSVYIWNSVLEESEETVGLFKTTKDKSEQLVQRVKELHSYDTPCIVIWPIVSGNLDYLDWIRNSL from the coding sequence ATGGAAGATTCGTTGGAATACTACACTGTCTATGTTACATTTGCTTCAGAAGATGAAGCTAAACAAATTGCAAAAGTAGTTGTTACTGATCGATTGGCTGCTTGCGTCAATATCATCAAAGGGATGCATTCAGTTTACATTTGGAATTCTGTTTTAGAAGAATCAGAGGAAACAGTTGGATTATTCAAAACAACAAAGGATAAGTCAGAACAATTGGTGCAGAGAGTCAAAGAATTACATTCTTATGATACTCCCTGCATTGTCATTTGGCCAATTGTTTCTGGAAATCTAGACTATTTGGACTGGATTCGAAACTCTTTATAG
- a CDS encoding DUF2237 family protein yields the protein MEMDESINVLGRPLAPCSTKPLTGFFRDGCCNTSDDDIGSHTVCVLATEEFLESQKQSGNDLITPWPQYAFPGVKPGERWCLCASRWLEAYRNGVAPRVFLESTHKRALEIIPLELLERFAADDFD from the coding sequence ATGGAAATGGATGAATCGATCAATGTGCTGGGCAGACCTCTCGCTCCTTGTTCCACAAAGCCACTCACTGGTTTTTTTCGGGATGGGTGTTGTAATACTTCCGATGATGACATCGGTTCTCATACAGTTTGTGTTCTCGCTACAGAAGAATTTTTAGAGTCACAAAAACAAAGTGGGAATGATCTCATCACTCCGTGGCCACAATATGCTTTCCCAGGTGTGAAACCTGGGGAACGTTGGTGTCTTTGCGCTTCCAGGTGGTTGGAAGCTTATCGCAATGGCGTAGCTCCCCGTGTATTCCTTGAATCTACCCACAAACGTGCGTTAGAGATCATCCCTTTGGAGCTTCTGGAAAGGTTTGCGGCAGATGATTTTGACTAG
- a CDS encoding glutathione S-transferase N-terminal domain-containing protein — MSSTLYTFPISHFSEKARWGLDIAHYPYELKPLIPGQHIQTLKPLVSDLYVPVLETDNGVIQGSGNIIDLVEEKAFGHKASSEEKLMEEKIDSHIGKSLQTLLYHFILDYPEIVGKLFLLNPSKASDTVGPPEHFDLIALSLKRRYKITPKNLDIVKQLLEECSKDLIEIYKTRKFFNGTSFGRVDLTLASLMGMLAEPKESPAYPWFASVQMPESFLTWRKELGYELLFDKIREFYKEFRIQSK; from the coding sequence ATGAGTTCAACCTTATACACTTTTCCAATCTCACATTTTTCTGAAAAAGCTAGATGGGGATTAGACATTGCCCACTATCCCTATGAACTAAAACCTCTAATCCCCGGACAACATATCCAAACGTTAAAACCACTTGTAAGCGATTTGTATGTCCCTGTTTTAGAGACCGACAATGGGGTCATCCAAGGTTCTGGCAATATTATTGATTTAGTAGAAGAAAAAGCATTCGGTCACAAAGCTTCTTCGGAAGAAAAACTAATGGAAGAAAAGATAGACTCTCATATCGGGAAAAGCCTACAAACTCTGTTATACCACTTTATACTGGATTACCCAGAAATTGTAGGGAAATTATTTTTATTAAATCCAAGCAAAGCGAGTGATACGGTCGGACCACCTGAACATTTTGATTTGATCGCTCTTTCTCTAAAACGGAGATACAAAATCACACCTAAAAACCTAGATATCGTCAAACAATTGCTAGAAGAATGCTCTAAAGATTTAATCGAAATTTACAAAACTCGAAAATTCTTTAATGGAACTTCCTTTGGAAGAGTAGACTTAACCTTGGCAAGTCTTATGGGAATGCTTGCAGAACCAAAGGAATCTCCTGCGTATCCGTGGTTTGCTTCTGTGCAAATGCCAGAATCTTTTCTCACCTGGAGAAAAGAATTAGGGTATGAGTTGTTATTCGATAAAATCAGAGAATTCTATAAAGAGTTTCGAATCCAGTCCAAATAG
- a CDS encoding SH3 domain-containing protein → MSGYKYLLYTLIVIFVSPIYPENHWDHYIHEKTVGSTYLTFGDNINLRESNNVNAKVLKKLSIGDTVKILTKTNQILEQNSVKEYWYQVESEKVIGYVWGGLLADYSFEWSDKTILARNLGIQLGKLELKLIQNNHLLAHGTWDVGPMSNEGWNHTIYQPSSFSPAPVAIFGIKYLLFSEIEYGYTNEQIYTLDKDLKFVPQFSWNPGACDPPSCAESWLILPTENLSADKKINRKATKGKPNTIIELTHSFDIDDESSHEYYQSEYIWKGTTFQKKENQ, encoded by the coding sequence ATGTCGGGTTACAAATACTTACTCTACACTCTCATTGTAATTTTTGTTTCTCCCATTTATCCCGAAAACCATTGGGACCACTACATTCACGAAAAAACTGTTGGCTCCACCTATCTAACATTTGGTGACAATATTAACTTGAGAGAATCAAACAATGTAAATGCGAAAGTTTTAAAGAAACTTTCTATTGGTGATACAGTCAAAATTCTCACAAAAACGAACCAAATCCTAGAACAGAATTCAGTAAAAGAATATTGGTATCAAGTTGAATCAGAAAAAGTGATAGGTTATGTTTGGGGAGGATTACTTGCTGATTATTCTTTTGAGTGGAGTGACAAAACAATTTTAGCACGCAACTTAGGCATTCAGTTAGGAAAACTGGAATTAAAACTAATCCAAAACAATCATTTATTAGCGCATGGCACTTGGGATGTTGGACCAATGAGCAACGAAGGTTGGAATCACACAATCTACCAACCGTCTTCTTTTTCACCAGCTCCTGTTGCAATTTTTGGAATAAAGTATCTTCTGTTTTCTGAAATAGAATACGGGTATACGAACGAACAAATATATACATTAGATAAAGACTTAAAATTTGTACCACAGTTTTCTTGGAATCCTGGTGCCTGCGACCCTCCTTCTTGTGCAGAATCATGGCTCATACTTCCAACTGAAAATTTGTCTGCAGATAAAAAAATAAACCGTAAAGCCACAAAAGGAAAACCAAACACAATCATCGAACTAACTCATAGTTTCGATATTGATGATGAAAGTTCCCATGAATATTACCAATCTGAATATATTTGGAAAGGAACCACTTTCCAAAAAAAGGAAAACCAATGA
- a CDS encoding M23 family metallopeptidase: MRFGIFVLFLISPFGFLIAKDHSEYCSMDRLCVIYVQDKTGVDIYFQNKIAIKETATTLSVNAISKNMRSSVKLPLVTVIQGSKRKKLFRLTVNKPNKRWVYQIKFKWILGNFSVHHNPKVVYDLPFEKGMKVRVYQGYKGTKSHQGDNRYSIDFGLKEGDLITAARDGVVIDTEQKNNEGGFEIKYIHSANYVKILHDDGTIGQYAHLRYMGVLVKRGQRVSSGSPLGYAGSTGFSDGPHLHFEVYKPTPHLRKKTIPTKFRTESSDSEILTEGQLNWKRDPNEPMVKTVSDIEEIQICESVQSLEKLGCHSTTFSKSSPLYFYIPLLKPSRYKIQISVRKNGTTISKLYNWETNPEWWDTFLDVQREDPSESLEGDWTAVISIDGVIQKEIQFQVTGVM, from the coding sequence ATGAGATTTGGCATATTCGTTCTATTTTTGATTTCCCCTTTTGGATTTTTGATTGCCAAAGATCATTCTGAATATTGTTCCATGGACAGACTTTGTGTTATCTATGTTCAGGATAAAACAGGGGTAGATATTTATTTTCAGAATAAAATTGCAATCAAAGAAACTGCTACAACATTATCAGTGAATGCAATTTCTAAAAATATGAGGAGTAGTGTCAAACTTCCTCTTGTGACAGTCATTCAGGGTTCCAAAAGGAAAAAACTCTTCCGGCTGACAGTAAACAAACCAAACAAACGTTGGGTCTATCAAATCAAATTCAAATGGATTCTCGGAAATTTTTCAGTCCACCATAATCCAAAAGTTGTTTATGATTTACCTTTTGAAAAAGGTATGAAGGTTAGAGTTTACCAAGGTTATAAGGGTACGAAAAGTCATCAGGGAGATAACCGTTATTCGATTGATTTTGGATTGAAGGAAGGGGACTTGATCACAGCTGCGAGAGATGGAGTTGTAATCGATACTGAACAAAAAAATAACGAAGGTGGATTTGAAATCAAATACATTCATTCGGCAAATTATGTGAAAATTCTTCATGACGATGGAACGATAGGGCAATATGCACATCTACGTTATATGGGAGTTCTTGTCAAACGAGGCCAGAGAGTTAGCTCTGGTTCTCCGCTTGGATATGCTGGTAGTACAGGATTTAGTGATGGGCCTCACCTTCATTTTGAAGTTTATAAACCAACTCCCCACTTACGAAAAAAGACGATCCCAACAAAATTTCGTACAGAATCTTCCGACTCAGAAATCCTTACGGAAGGACAACTCAATTGGAAGAGGGATCCGAACGAACCGATGGTCAAAACAGTCTCCGACATTGAGGAAATCCAAATTTGCGAATCGGTTCAGAGTTTAGAAAAATTAGGCTGTCATTCCACAACATTTTCCAAAAGTTCCCCACTTTACTTTTATATTCCTCTTTTAAAGCCATCTCGTTATAAGATACAAATTTCCGTTCGTAAAAATGGCACGACTATTTCTAAATTGTATAATTGGGAGACAAACCCTGAATGGTGGGATACCTTTTTAGATGTCCAACGGGAAGATCCTTCCGAATCTTTAGAAGGTGATTGGACAGCGGTGATCTCAATTGACGGTGTTATACAAAAAGAAATACAGTTCCAGGTAACGGGTGTAATGTGA
- a CDS encoding M23 family metallopeptidase, whose protein sequence is MKRCFFVLILIVLFFRFDLFAEPTKTENCISEYVCFVVNDIDNGFDLYIKNRNPTIYPTNSVMINVTVKNFKSAHPFPQFVVLKGDESVYVSSFVLEDITKPTFTSFAVHVMFGDRESIHDDSVTYLLPFPAGIRSRVAQAYNGKFSHIGNLKYSVDFILPVGTPILAARKGQVVAVVSNFSEGGIRKDLLSKANYIIILHNDGTLGNYAHLMKDGVLVKVGDFVEAGQMIGYSGNTGFTQGPHLHFEVHKPTRQLEVMTIPTVFKTQNAERETLSQYYLYWHPKDGDLPLRTDILDEDIRLCKYNERGEKIRCGDTSFRLGENYAIEFEFAKPKNQEIEIHITKDGNSVKPFYYKWKTQNYLDSDSRYFLIPKNEEFIGQWKMRVRINGEEKKTLFFEVNE, encoded by the coding sequence GTGAAAAGGTGTTTTTTTGTTCTTATTCTAATTGTTTTATTTTTCAGGTTTGATTTATTTGCTGAACCAACAAAAACAGAAAATTGTATTTCGGAATATGTCTGTTTTGTAGTGAATGATATTGACAATGGTTTTGACTTATACATAAAAAATCGAAATCCAACAATTTATCCAACTAATTCTGTGATGATCAATGTCACTGTTAAAAATTTTAAATCTGCACATCCTTTCCCCCAGTTCGTAGTCTTAAAAGGAGACGAATCAGTGTATGTATCTAGTTTTGTTTTAGAAGATATAACTAAACCTACATTCACATCTTTTGCAGTTCACGTGATGTTTGGAGATAGAGAAAGTATACATGATGATTCTGTGACTTATTTATTGCCATTCCCAGCAGGAATACGATCTCGTGTGGCCCAAGCATATAACGGGAAATTTTCTCATATTGGAAATCTAAAATACTCTGTTGATTTTATATTACCTGTTGGCACTCCCATTCTTGCCGCCAGGAAAGGACAAGTGGTTGCAGTGGTTTCTAATTTTAGTGAGGGTGGAATTCGTAAAGATTTACTAAGTAAAGCCAATTACATTATAATTTTACACAACGATGGTACTTTGGGAAATTATGCACATTTAATGAAGGATGGTGTTTTAGTAAAGGTTGGTGATTTTGTAGAGGCAGGACAGATGATCGGATATTCGGGTAACACTGGTTTTACGCAAGGACCACATTTACATTTTGAAGTACACAAACCCACCCGTCAATTAGAAGTTATGACTATCCCCACTGTTTTTAAAACTCAAAATGCAGAAAGAGAAACCTTATCTCAGTATTATTTGTATTGGCATCCTAAAGACGGTGATTTGCCTCTCCGAACCGACATTTTGGATGAAGACATTCGATTGTGTAAATACAATGAACGAGGCGAAAAAATTCGATGTGGAGATACTTCATTTCGGTTGGGCGAAAACTATGCGATCGAATTTGAATTTGCAAAACCTAAAAACCAGGAAATAGAAATTCATATCACAAAGGATGGAAATTCAGTAAAACCTTTTTATTACAAATGGAAAACCCAAAACTATTTGGATTCCGACAGCCGTTACTTTTTAATACCGAAAAATGAAGAATTCATTGGTCAGTGGAAGATGAGGGTGCGGATTAACGGAGAAGAAAAAAAGACTCTTTTTTTTGAAGTCAATGAGTAA